The region TTTTGGCGTTCACGACCCCCGGAACATCGCCTCTACGTCTCGAGCAGCGTTCAGAACGAGAACGATCTCTACCACGTCTTCCCGGTGGCGATAGAAATAAGGTAGTTTCCCACGGTGAAGCTCCGCAGGCCGGCGGCGAGATCTTCCCGGGCGCGACCGATCAGCGGCTGCTCGGCCAGCAAGTCGAACTGCTCTTCCAGTCGATCCAGCAAGCGGTCGGCGCTCACCGCGCTGTCAACGGCGATATAATCCCAAATTTCATCTAAATCGCCCCGCGCTTCGTCGGTAAGCTGGAAAGAGGCCATCAGGCACTATCTTGCTGTTTGGCAGCCAGCCTCGCCCGGCCACGCTTCTTGATGTCCTCAAACAGTTCCAACAGCGTTTCACTGGTGTATTCGCTGTACCGGCCGTTATCCAGATCATCGAGCCCTTTTTGAATTTCCTCGCGCAAGAGCTGTAATTTCAGCTCCTTGAAGCGGTCTTGTTCCTCCATCAGCCTGAG is a window of Deinococcota bacterium DNA encoding:
- a CDS encoding type II toxin-antitoxin system RelE/ParE family toxin, yielding MASFQLTDEARGDLDEIWDYIAVDSAVSADRLLDRLEEQFDLLAEQPLIGRAREDLAAGLRSFTVGNYLISIATGKTW
- a CDS encoding type II toxin-antitoxin system Phd/YefM family antitoxin, coding for LRLMEEQDRFKELKLQLLREEIQKGLDDLDNGRYSEYTSETLLELFEDIKKRGRARLAAKQQDSA